A region from the Geobacillus vulcani PSS1 genome encodes:
- a CDS encoding YneB family resolvase-like protein: protein MRAVIYCRVSTDKTEQETSLARQRDELEHLAAECGFEVVKVIAEQASGYEADRDGVLELLELCEEGSVDVLLIQDETRLGRGHARMAVLHCLKKQGVKIYSANHRGEMPLSEADEMVLSIIAIVEEYQRKIHNAKIKRGMRRAVERGYRPERNLRRQGENAGRDRIDLPVEEIVRLRERGLTFADIAATLRSFGYEASKATVHRRYQEYMDEQQRQR from the coding sequence ATGAGAGCGGTCATTTATTGCCGCGTCAGCACAGACAAAACAGAGCAGGAAACGTCGCTGGCTAGGCAACGCGATGAGCTGGAGCATCTGGCGGCTGAGTGTGGATTTGAAGTCGTCAAGGTAATCGCTGAGCAGGCGAGCGGTTATGAAGCTGATCGCGATGGCGTATTGGAGCTTCTCGAATTGTGCGAAGAGGGAAGCGTCGATGTGTTGCTTATTCAAGATGAAACGCGGCTTGGGCGCGGCCATGCGCGCATGGCGGTGCTGCACTGTTTGAAAAAGCAAGGGGTGAAAATATACAGCGCCAACCACCGAGGGGAAATGCCGCTGTCGGAAGCCGATGAGATGGTGTTGTCCATCATCGCTATTGTTGAGGAGTACCAGCGGAAAATACATAATGCGAAAATTAAGCGCGGCATGAGGCGGGCCGTCGAGCGCGGCTATCGTCCGGAGCGGAACTTGAGGCGCCAGGGTGAAAACGCCGGGCGCGATCGAATCGATCTGCCGGTCGAGGAGATCGTCCGCTTGCGCGAACGCGGCTTGACATTTGCTGATATCGCCGCGACGCTGCGGAGCTTTGGCTATGAGGCGTCCAAGGCGACTGTTCATCGCCGTTACCAAGAATATATGGACGAGCAACAACGGCAGCGTTGA
- a CDS encoding DUF896 domain-containing protein: MIAKHKLARINELARKAKTAGLSAEETLEQAKLRREYIQAFRKAMTDMLHAVTVIDPNGNDVTPQKLKESRQRRFH, from the coding sequence ATGATCGCGAAACATAAACTTGCCCGCATCAACGAACTGGCGAGAAAGGCAAAAACGGCTGGCTTGTCAGCCGAAGAGACGCTTGAGCAGGCGAAATTGCGCCGCGAGTATATTCAGGCGTTCCGCAAAGCGATGACCGATATGCTGCATGCGGTGACCGTCATCGACCCAAACGGCAATGACGTAACGCCCCAAAAATTGAAGGAAAGCCGGCAGCGGCGTTTCCATTAA
- the yneA gene encoding cell division suppressor protein YneA yields the protein MGKTLLHHFLFSFLFALVLAGFVYASSPVDQKEYVTITVAPGDTLWGLAKQYEEEHGLSPNEFIRWVMEMNHLSSSRLTAGEQIVIPVLKSKQGGSLAVNR from the coding sequence ATGGGAAAAACATTGTTGCACCACTTTCTATTCTCTTTTTTGTTTGCGCTCGTATTGGCAGGGTTCGTCTACGCCAGCAGCCCGGTCGATCAAAAAGAATACGTGACGATCACGGTCGCTCCTGGCGATACGCTTTGGGGGTTGGCGAAGCAGTATGAAGAGGAGCACGGGCTGTCGCCGAATGAGTTTATCCGCTGGGTGATGGAGATGAATCACCTGTCGAGTTCGCGCCTCACGGCAGGTGAACAAATCGTGATCCCCGTGTTAAAATCAAAGCAGGGCGGCTCATTGGCCGTCAACCGGTGA
- the tkt gene encoding transketolase gives MAHSIEELAITTIRTLSIDAIEKAKSGHPGMPMGAAPMAYTLWTKFMNHNPANPSWFNRDRFILSAGHGSMLLYSLLHLSGYDVSMDDLKQFRQWGSKTPGHPEYGHTPGVEATTGPLGQGIAMAVGMAMAERHLAATYNRDGFEIINHYTYAICGDGDLMEGVASEAASLAGHLKLGRLIVLYDSNDISLDGELNLSFSENVAQRFEAYGWQYLRVEDGNNIEEIAKALEEARADLSRPTLIEVKTTIGYGAPNKAGTSGVHGAPLGAEEAKLTKEAYRWTFAEDFYVPEEVYVHFRETVQEPGAKKEAEWNEQFAAYEQAYPELAAQLKRAIEGRLPDGWEASLPVYEAGKSLATRSSSGEVINAIAKAVPQLFGGSADLASSNKTLIKGGGNFLPDSYEGRNIWFGVREFAMGAALNGMALHGGLKVFGGTFFVFSDYLRPAIRLAALMGLPVTYVLTHDSIAVGEDGPTHEPVEHLASLRAMPNLSVIRPADANETAAAWRLALESTDKPTALVLTRQDVPTLATTAELAYEGVKKGAYVVSPAKNGAPEALLLATGSEVGLAVKAQEALAAEGIHVSVISMPSWDRFEAQPKSYRDEVLPPTVTKRLAIEMGASLGWERYVGAEGDILAIDRFGASAPGEKIMAEYGFTVDNVVRRTKALLGK, from the coding sequence ATGGCGCATTCAATCGAGGAGTTGGCGATTACGACGATTCGAACGCTGTCGATTGACGCGATCGAAAAAGCGAAATCCGGGCACCCAGGCATGCCGATGGGTGCGGCGCCGATGGCGTATACGCTTTGGACGAAATTTATGAACCACAATCCAGCAAATCCAAGTTGGTTCAACCGCGATCGGTTCATCTTATCCGCGGGCCATGGATCGATGCTGCTTTACAGCTTGCTCCATTTAAGCGGGTACGACGTATCCATGGACGACCTCAAGCAGTTCCGCCAGTGGGGAAGCAAAACGCCAGGCCATCCGGAATACGGTCATACGCCGGGGGTGGAAGCGACGACCGGCCCGCTTGGCCAAGGGATTGCGATGGCGGTCGGCATGGCCATGGCGGAACGACATTTGGCGGCTACATACAACCGAGACGGCTTTGAGATCATCAATCATTATACGTACGCCATTTGCGGCGACGGCGATTTGATGGAAGGCGTGGCAAGCGAAGCTGCGTCACTCGCCGGCCATTTAAAGTTGGGCCGTCTGATTGTCCTGTATGACTCGAACGACATCTCGCTAGACGGGGAGCTCAATCTGTCGTTCTCGGAAAACGTCGCCCAGCGTTTTGAAGCGTACGGATGGCAATATTTGCGCGTTGAGGACGGCAATAACATTGAAGAAATTGCAAAAGCGTTGGAAGAAGCACGGGCTGATCTCAGCCGGCCGACGCTCATTGAAGTGAAAACGACGATCGGCTACGGTGCGCCAAATAAAGCGGGCACGTCCGGCGTTCATGGCGCTCCGCTCGGCGCGGAAGAGGCGAAGTTGACGAAGGAAGCGTACCGCTGGACGTTCGCCGAAGATTTTTATGTACCGGAAGAAGTATATGTCCATTTCCGGGAAACAGTGCAAGAGCCGGGGGCAAAAAAAGAAGCGGAATGGAACGAACAGTTCGCCGCCTATGAACAGGCCTATCCGGAACTGGCCGCCCAATTGAAGCGAGCGATCGAAGGCAGACTTCCGGACGGATGGGAAGCTTCATTGCCGGTATACGAAGCGGGCAAAAGCCTAGCCACTCGCTCGTCTTCGGGCGAAGTCATCAACGCCATCGCCAAAGCGGTGCCGCAACTGTTCGGCGGTTCGGCGGACTTGGCAAGCTCGAACAAAACGCTCATCAAAGGCGGCGGCAACTTCCTGCCGGACAGCTATGAAGGTCGCAACATTTGGTTTGGCGTGCGCGAGTTTGCCATGGGGGCGGCGCTGAACGGCATGGCGCTCCATGGTGGATTGAAGGTGTTCGGGGGCACGTTCTTCGTGTTTTCCGACTATTTGCGCCCGGCCATTCGACTCGCGGCGCTCATGGGGCTGCCGGTCACGTATGTGTTGACGCACGACAGCATCGCCGTCGGCGAAGACGGACCGACGCACGAGCCGGTCGAACATCTTGCTTCGCTTCGAGCCATGCCGAACTTGTCGGTCATCCGACCGGCCGATGCGAATGAAACCGCGGCAGCATGGCGACTGGCGCTCGAATCGACGGACAAGCCGACCGCCCTTGTCTTGACGCGTCAAGATGTGCCGACATTGGCGACAACAGCCGAGTTGGCGTATGAAGGCGTGAAAAAAGGCGCGTACGTCGTTTCACCGGCGAAAAACGGCGCTCCGGAGGCGCTGTTGTTGGCGACCGGCTCGGAAGTTGGTTTAGCCGTCAAAGCGCAAGAAGCTCTCGCCGCTGAGGGCATCCATGTCTCTGTCATCAGCATGCCATCGTGGGACCGCTTCGAAGCGCAGCCAAAATCGTACCGCGATGAAGTGCTTCCGCCGACGGTGACGAAACGGCTCGCTATCGAAATGGGGGCGTCGCTCGGTTGGGAGCGCTACGTCGGCGCCGAGGGCGACATTTTGGCCATCGATCGGTTTGGCGCTTCGGCACCGGGAGAGAAAATCATGGCCGAGTATGGCTTCACCGTTGACAACGTCGTCCGCCGCACGAAAGCGTTGCTCGGCAAGTAA